CGGTTGGCAAAGCGCTCTCAGACAAACATCTCGTTTGCAGATCTGGGCAAGGAGGTAAAGAAGTACATGGACAGCGGTAGCTTCGTGCCGGACGACACGATGATATCTCTTATCGGAGACGAGATCAGGTCGATGGCGGGTCGGAATTGGCTGCTGGACGGTGAGTGTGTGGAAGGAAATGATTCTGGCCTCGCGttggcgtcggcgtcggcgtcggcgtcggcgtcgcggCCAAGGTCGTCGTCTCGAAGCCGCGAGTTTCCCACCTGCCGCctgatgtgtgtgtgtgtgtgtgtgttctaAACGCGAGCGAATATCTTGGCAGGATTCCCGCGGACATTGACGCAGGCGGAGCGATTGCAGAGGCTGCACCCGATCAATCTCGTGCTGAATCTCGTGGTGCCGACCGCCGTCATTCTGGACCGCGTCAAGAGCCGATGGGTCCATCTGCCCAGCGGTAGGGTCTACAACATCGGCTTCAATGATCCACGAGTGCCGGTAAtcagcgcgcgcgcacacatacacatacgcaACGAATGcatatctatatctattttcattgaaaataaaagagcgCAGAAAGAAGCGCAGGTTTAACTGAGGATATATCAGAGCCTATAATACTACATTCTTTACAATTcattataataagataaaatctactatacaatatattttcttctaatatattataattataaaatactagcGCTGcatttattgattataaaactgaaagcccttatagaaatttaatactgtaagtgattttttggctagtaattaatcacttaaaaacactattaaaagcactgttaatagtgcttttaaatgattaatcactagccaaaaaatcacttacagtattaaatttctataacggAGTCGGATCTTTTGGCGTTAATTACGGAGCATTTTGTCGCGTTTTGCAGGGCAAAGATGATGTAACGGGCGAGCCGTTGTGCCAGAGGGAGGATGACAAGCCGGAAGTTGTACAGAAGAGGCTGCAGGACTACGCGACGAAGACCGAGCCAGTCGTGCAGTTTTATCGTGAGATTGGCGTACTGAGGGAGTTTCGCGGCAACGCCACTAACGAAATGTGGCCGGCGATCAGGAATTGCGTAGCACAATATTGCTGAGTTATagagattaaatttttagataaattttctatttaaatatgtcGGACGGTCGCGCAGGCTATTCTGATCCTTAAATAGGTCTATTGAGATCTGTTTAGATTTCTCCAATTCTTCGTTTCTTAAATCTCTCTAAAGgaaacagatttttaaatattttggacctaattcttatattctatttgcctaaaaattaaattagattagaGAAGCTTAGATTAGATAAAATCTCACGCGCCtaagaataattttcatattcttttatcaaataattaaaacggaCAATCTATTTAGATCTATTTGAGATTTGCGATTCGCGCTCCCCACACGCGATCTCGAGTAACAGATGGGAATATCACGCTCTCCTCCGGCAACAAGTGTTTTTTACTTCGCAACAACGACAGACAGAACGCGTACTATAGCATATCCGCGCGACGTTCTCTCACGCACGCACGAACGCACACAAGTGTGACTGGCATTAGATTGTAAATACGCGATGTCGTGCCGACAATAATAGGCTTGTAGATGTTTCCGAATGAAGAACGCCTAGGTAATACAACGAGATTTCGCGGTAACTCAATGATATTGATATCGTTGCGAGTTATCTTTTGTTTCGCAACTAGCACTTGCATGACAAACCGCTGCTTGTGGCCGAAGGTTCAAAGTATATAGTACAAAGCAGGAATTATTGTTCGAATAATCGGCGATACATTCTAGGATGACGTAATCGTCAcatatttctcaatttatttCGAGCGTATAGCGTTACAGCTgtaagagagatatatataacaaCGTTCAATATTGTGTACATATTCAACAGTATAAGTACAATATacgcatatacatatgcatatacatgcatacatacatatacagttTGAGGCATCTAAAAAAGTGTACATCTAAATGAATTCTTTAACAATCTTcgtgttttctatttttaaatctatattacGCTTTAGAGAATACTCTAGGCTTATTTGTCGTCGATTAAGCAAGTTATACATATCATGTTATCTCGCTTCTTGGAGCGCTCGAGTAATTTTGCAGAGCGAAATGAACGATTCACTCCAGTCTATTGTCTATTCTACTCTATTTTACTGTAAATGTTTCTGCCGCTCTTGAAAATATCGTTGAAGACAAAGCTTGTAGGAATGTAACAGGGAAAAAGACTCGTTTAAATAGTTTTCaagatttcgaaaattttattgcaattttttccttttatagttcttagatattatttttatttatatatctataaataagtACAGATATCACAAatcttttctaaataaatatttaggtGTACACTATATTAGATGCTTCATCCTGTATATATCATGTTCACGTTCCTCAAATTCCTCTTTATTCCTCTTTCAAGGCAGAAGAGTTACTCAGGAATAACTcgattacaaataaataaataaattaatgccTTATTATAGTTTCCTTTAAACGAATCAGACTTGAGAATCGTCGCGCTTTTATTCGCGTGGAATtttgttgtatatatatagagaatttcgcaaaatataattttatttcgataacTCAACAGATTTAACGCGCGtcataaaattgtttcaaGACTAATCAAAGCCTCGTTGTAACacgcgaaataaatattcgcTGAAATTTCGATAACGAATCAATATTAagtcatattaaattattattaagttagTTATCACTAATGATCAATATATAAAGCCATCAACGAATTTCGAGATCATATATAACCAGATAAGAAAATTGTGCATTCTCATAATaattgcatacatatatatatacataataaaccATCGAAAAGACGAATTAATCAGCTCATTAAGTTGTACTAACGTCGTGAATAATCTTGCTTCCTTATCTCCTATCTCATAAGTAACAGTAACTGGTCATTGAGTTCACTCAAATTCTGTTTTCATAC
This sequence is a window from Temnothorax longispinosus isolate EJ_2023e chromosome 11, Tlon_JGU_v1, whole genome shotgun sequence. Protein-coding genes within it:
- the Ak3 gene encoding GTP:AMP phosphotransferase AK3, mitochondrial, which produces MVAITTCRAAAAATALRAVVLGAPASGKGTVSSRIVQQFGVAHISSGDRLRFHVSAGTDLGKEVKKYMDSGSFVPDDTMISLIGDEIRSMAGRNWLLDGFPRTLTQAERLQRLHPINLVLNLVVPTAVILDRVKSRWVHLPSGRVYNIGFNDPRVPGKDDVTGEPLCQREDDKPEVVQKRLQDYATKTEPVVQFYREIGVLREFRGNATNEMWPAIRNCVAQYC